GCTGCGCTGGCTAATAGAATTAAGTTACTTGCCGGAGGGGACAAGCGCAGCAATGGCGCAACGCCGCATCATTCTAGGCATTGTTGGGGACAGCGCTGCCGGTAAAACCACCCTCACCCGCGGCATTGCCCAGATCTTGGGCAAGGACAAGGTTACGGTCATCTGCACCGATGACTACCATCGCTACAATCGCCAGCAGCGTGCCGAGCTAGGCCTAACGGCGCTGCACCCCGATTGCAATTACCTGGACATCATGCAGCAGCACCTGGCGCTGCTGCGGGACGATTACCCCATCCTCAAGCCCATCTACAACCACGAAACGGGCGACTTTGACCCGCCCGAGTACGTCCAGCCCCGGCCGTTTGTCATCGCGGAAGGGTTGTTGGGCTTTGCCACGCCCGAGGCGCGCGACACCTACGATATCAAGGTCTATCTGGCCCTACCGGAGTCGCTGCGCACCCAGTGGAAGTTCAAGCGCGATACGGGCAAGCGCGGCTACAGCCAGCGCCAGGTCCAGCAAGCCCTACAGCAGCGCGAAGCCGACGCCCAGCATTTCATCGTTCCCCAGCGGCAGTGGGCTGATGTGGTGGTGACGTTCTATCCCCCTAACGACAGTGGGGAATCGAACGACGGCCATCTCAACGCCCGCCTGGTGCTGCGCCCCACCATCCCGCACCCGGATTCGATCCGGTTGTTCGATCCCGAGCGCAGCGAGCTGCAGGCAGCCATCCGTTTGGGCCTAGGGCGCGATATGGGCAAGCCCGTCGATGTGCTAGAAATCGATGGCAATGCCACCCGCGACGAGGTGACCCAGCTCGAGCGGATCCTGTGCTCGGAGGTTCCCTCGCTGGAACATGCTTGCCGGCGCGAGGGCGACATCGATTTCGGTCAAGTAATGGGGACGACGGGCGAGTCGCTGCAGAGCTATCCGCTAGCGCTGACGCAGCTGCTGATCGGCTATCACATGCTTAAGGCCTCGCACCAGAACCAATGACGGATCCCAGCGACAGCGCAATCCGCGTGTTTGTTTACGGCACGCTCAAGCCGGGCGAGGCCAACTACCAACCGTACTGCGCCGGCAAAGTTACTGCCATTCGGCCAGCCTGCACCATCGGCCAACTGTTCGATCTGCCCTTGGGCTACCCGACCATGACCCCGGGCAACGGTTGGGTGTACGGGAACCTGCTCGAGTTTGACGATGGCAATGTCCTAGC
This genomic window from Cyanobacteria bacterium QS_8_64_29 contains:
- a CDS encoding phosphoribulokinase, coding for MAQRRIILGIVGDSAAGKTTLTRGIAQILGKDKVTVICTDDYHRYNRQQRAELGLTALHPDCNYLDIMQQHLALLRDDYPILKPIYNHETGDFDPPEYVQPRPFVIAEGLLGFATPEARDTYDIKVYLALPESLRTQWKFKRDTGKRGYSQRQVQQALQQREADAQHFIVPQRQWADVVVTFYPPNDSGESNDGHLNARLVLRPTIPHPDSIRLFDPERSELQAAIRLGLGRDMGKPVDVLEIDGNATRDEVTQLERILCSEVPSLEHACRREGDIDFGQVMGTTGESLQSYPLALTQLLIGYHMLKASHQNQ